One genomic region from Lysobacterales bacterium encodes:
- a CDS encoding N-acetylornithine carbamoyltransferase produces the protein MSHFLNTQDWTREGLDALLQQAAAFKRSKLGEQMRGRSIALVFFNPSMRTRTSFELGAFHMGGHAVVLQPGKDAWPIEFELGTVMDGDTEEHIAEVARVLARYVDLIGVRAFPKFQDWSVDREDKVLRAFAKYSTVPVINMETITHPCQELAHALALREHFGTDDLRGKKYVLTWTYHPKPLNTAVANSALTIATRLGMDVTLLCPTPEYVLDERYMRWAADNVEEAKGSFRVSHDPDEAYAGAHVVYAKSWGAIPYFGRWHEEKPIRDAHKHFIVDERKMALTDNGVFSHCLPLRRNVKATDAVMDSPACIAIHEAENRLHVQKAVMAALLR, from the coding sequence ATGAGTCACTTCCTGAACACCCAGGACTGGACCCGCGAGGGCCTGGACGCGCTGCTGCAGCAGGCGGCCGCGTTCAAGCGCAGCAAGCTCGGCGAGCAGATGCGCGGGCGCTCGATCGCGCTGGTGTTCTTCAACCCGTCGATGCGCACCCGCACCAGCTTCGAGCTGGGTGCTTTCCACATGGGCGGTCATGCGGTGGTGCTGCAGCCCGGCAAGGATGCGTGGCCGATCGAGTTCGAACTCGGCACCGTGATGGACGGCGACACCGAGGAGCACATCGCCGAAGTGGCCCGCGTGCTGGCCCGCTACGTCGACCTGATCGGCGTGCGCGCGTTCCCGAAGTTCCAGGACTGGTCGGTGGACCGCGAGGACAAAGTGCTGCGCGCCTTCGCCAAGTACTCGACGGTGCCGGTGATCAACATGGAGACGATCACCCATCCCTGCCAGGAGCTGGCGCACGCGCTGGCCCTGCGCGAGCACTTCGGCACCGACGACCTGCGCGGCAAGAAGTACGTGCTGACCTGGACCTATCACCCCAAGCCGCTGAACACCGCGGTTGCCAACTCGGCGCTGACCATCGCCACGCGCCTCGGCATGGACGTGACTCTGCTGTGCCCGACGCCGGAATACGTGCTCGACGAGCGCTACATGCGCTGGGCGGCCGACAACGTCGAAGAGGCCAAGGGCAGCTTCCGCGTCAGCCATGACCCCGATGAGGCCTATGCCGGTGCGCACGTGGTCTACGCCAAGAGCTGGGGCGCGATTCCCTACTTCGGCCGCTGGCACGAAGAAAAGCCCATCCGCGACGCGCACAAGCACTTCATCGTCGACGAACGCAAGATGGCGCTGACCGACAACGGCGTGTTCAGCCACTGCCTGCCGCTGCGCCGCAACGTCAAGGCCACCGACGCCGTGATGGACAGCCCCGCCTGCATCGCCATCCACGAAGCCGAGAACCGGCTGCATGTGCAGAAGGCGGTCATGGCGGCTCTGCTGCGCTGA
- a CDS encoding argininosuccinate synthase codes for MSSNAASPNPQSPIPNPGPIVLAFSGGLDTSFCIPWLKERGYEVHTVFADTGGVDAEERAYIEARAVELGAASHVTVDGGPAIWEGFVKPFVWAGEAYQGQYPLLVSDRYLIVDAALKRCAELGTKHIAHGCTGMGNDQVRFDLAVKAQGDYVIVAPIREIQKEHTQTRAYEQAYLEARGFEVRAKQKSYTINENLLGVTMSGGEIDKWEAPGEGARGLCAKRADWPAAPLQLRIGFEHGEAVSINGERMAGAALLARLNAEFAKYGVGRGLYTGDTTIGLKGRIIFEAPGLIALLAAHRALEETVLTKQQNRFKPEVARKWVELVYEGFYHDPLKYDLEAFLASSQAKVNGEVTLETHGARVDAVAVTSPHILNAKGAVYAQSADWGVEEAEGFIKLFGMSSTLWAEVNK; via the coding sequence ATGTCATCGAACGCCGCATCGCCCAATCCCCAATCCCCAATCCCCAATCCCGGCCCCATCGTGCTTGCCTTCTCCGGCGGCCTCGACACCAGCTTCTGCATTCCCTGGCTCAAGGAGCGCGGCTACGAGGTGCATACCGTGTTCGCCGATACCGGCGGCGTGGATGCCGAAGAGCGCGCCTACATCGAGGCCCGCGCGGTCGAGCTGGGCGCCGCCAGCCATGTCACCGTCGACGGTGGTCCGGCGATCTGGGAGGGCTTCGTCAAGCCTTTCGTCTGGGCGGGCGAGGCCTACCAGGGTCAGTACCCGCTGCTGGTGTCGGATCGCTACCTGATCGTCGATGCCGCGCTGAAGCGCTGTGCGGAGCTGGGTACCAAGCACATCGCGCACGGCTGCACCGGCATGGGCAACGACCAGGTGCGCTTCGATCTCGCGGTGAAGGCGCAGGGCGACTACGTCATCGTCGCGCCGATCCGCGAGATCCAGAAGGAGCACACCCAGACCCGCGCCTACGAGCAGGCCTATCTGGAAGCACGCGGTTTCGAAGTCCGCGCCAAGCAGAAGAGCTACACCATCAACGAGAACCTGCTGGGCGTAACCATGTCCGGCGGCGAGATCGACAAGTGGGAGGCCCCGGGCGAGGGCGCGCGCGGGCTGTGCGCCAAGCGCGCCGACTGGCCCGCCGCGCCGCTGCAGCTGCGGATCGGCTTCGAGCACGGCGAGGCGGTCTCGATCAACGGCGAGCGCATGGCTGGTGCGGCGCTGCTCGCGCGGCTCAACGCCGAGTTCGCGAAGTACGGCGTCGGCCGCGGCCTGTATACCGGCGATACCACGATCGGTCTGAAGGGCCGGATCATCTTCGAAGCCCCGGGCCTGATCGCCCTGCTCGCGGCGCACCGCGCGCTGGAAGAAACCGTGCTGACCAAGCAGCAGAACCGCTTCAAGCCCGAGGTGGCGCGCAAGTGGGTGGAGCTGGTCTACGAGGGCTTCTACCACGACCCGCTGAAGTACGACCTCGAGGCCTTCCTCGCCAGCTCGCAGGCCAAGGTCAATGGCGAGGTCACGCTCGAAACCCACGGCGCCCGCGTCGATGCGGTGGCAGTGACTTCGCCGCACATCCTCAACGCCAAGGGCGCGGTCTACGCGCAGTCGGCCGATTGGGGCGTGGAAGAGGCCGAGGGCTTCATCAAGCTGTTCGGCATGAGCAGCACGCTGTGGGCGGAAGTGAACAAGTAG
- a CDS encoding acetylornithine deacetylase has protein sequence MLDRILHHLEKLVAFDTRNPPREIGRSMFDYLQRALPGFRFQLTDFGAGAIALLAVRGAPKRVFNVHMDTVPDSPHWSADPHALRVTSDRAIGLGACDIKGAAACLITAAEQTQGDAAFLFTTDEEANDARCIAGFLAQGHDFVEAIVAEPTQARAVLAHRGISSVLMKFKGTAGHASGAQAMEQSALHQAIRFGGRALDFVQTQAGESFGGLQGLRYNIGRVEGGIKANMIAPAAELRFGFRPLPSHSIDGLHDTFRGFASVDALAHYEETFRGPSLPSGGDTAEKFARAEALVAELGLPVGPDVDFWTEASLFSAAGLTAIVYGPGDIAQAHTADEWVALEQLEAVAKTYLRLFGGA, from the coding sequence ATGCTCGACCGCATCCTTCACCACCTCGAAAAACTGGTCGCCTTCGACACCCGCAATCCACCGCGTGAGATCGGGCGCTCGATGTTCGACTACCTGCAGCGGGCCCTGCCGGGCTTCCGTTTCCAGCTGACCGACTTCGGCGCCGGCGCGATTGCCCTGCTGGCCGTGCGTGGCGCTCCGAAGCGCGTGTTCAACGTGCACATGGACACCGTGCCGGACTCGCCGCACTGGAGCGCCGACCCGCACGCGCTGCGAGTGACATCCGACCGTGCGATCGGCTTGGGCGCCTGCGACATCAAGGGCGCCGCGGCCTGCCTGATCACGGCCGCCGAGCAGACGCAGGGCGATGCAGCCTTCCTGTTCACCACCGACGAAGAAGCCAACGACGCGCGCTGCATCGCCGGCTTCCTCGCCCAGGGTCATGACTTCGTTGAAGCCATCGTCGCAGAGCCCACCCAGGCCCGCGCGGTGCTGGCCCATCGCGGCATCAGCTCGGTGCTGATGAAGTTCAAGGGCACCGCCGGCCACGCCTCGGGCGCGCAGGCGATGGAGCAGAGCGCCCTGCACCAGGCGATCCGCTTCGGCGGGCGCGCGCTGGATTTCGTGCAGACACAGGCCGGAGAGAGCTTCGGCGGCTTGCAGGGATTGCGCTACAACATCGGCCGCGTCGAGGGCGGCATCAAGGCCAACATGATCGCGCCCGCGGCCGAGCTGCGCTTCGGCTTCCGCCCGCTGCCCTCGCACTCGATCGACGGCCTGCACGACACCTTCCGCGGCTTCGCCTCGGTGGACGCATTGGCCCACTACGAGGAAACCTTCCGCGGCCCTTCGCTGCCCTCGGGCGGCGACACGGCCGAGAAGTTCGCCCGCGCCGAGGCGCTTGTCGCCGAGCTCGGCCTGCCGGTCGGCCCGGACGTGGATTTCTGGACCGAAGCCTCGCTGTTCTCCGCCGCCGGGCTGACCGCGATCGTGTACGGCCCAGGCGACATCGCCCAGGCGCATACGGCCGATGAGTGGGTGGCGCTGGAGCAGCTGGAGGCGGTGGCGAAGACCTATTTGCGGCTGTTTGGTGGCGCATGA
- a CDS encoding acetylglutamate kinase gives MAKELRPTIVRLLSNMASAKEIQQYLKRFSQVDAERFALVKVGGAILRDEMDALVSSLAFLQQVGLTPIVLHGAGPQLDDEMKAAGISKQTLDGLRVTTPEVLRIVRRVFMSENLRLVEALQVAGVRATSIPGGVFEADFLNKRKYGLVGKVTTVHTEGIEAAIKAGSIPVITSLGETAGGQMVNLNADWAANDLVKQLQPYKIVFLTGTGGLLDGEGRVIDSINLSTEYAHLMQQDWLHSGMKVKIEQIHDLLMQLPPSSSVSITKPDELAKELFTHRGSGTLVRRGEKIHSKKSFKGLDLKRLQALIESSFGRKLVKSYFDTVKPYRIYVSEHYRAALILTLENGIPHLDKFAVSDDAQGEGLGRAAWQVMRAENPKLFWRSRRENAINDFYFGESDGCMKGERWNVFWYGLEAFEDIRFAVEHCRARPVTLKG, from the coding sequence ATGGCCAAAGAACTCCGCCCCACCATCGTCCGTCTGCTCTCCAACATGGCCTCGGCCAAGGAGATCCAGCAGTACCTGAAACGTTTCTCGCAGGTCGATGCCGAGCGCTTCGCCCTGGTCAAGGTTGGCGGCGCGATCCTGCGCGACGAGATGGACGCGTTGGTCAGCTCGCTCGCCTTTCTGCAGCAGGTGGGCCTGACGCCGATCGTGCTACACGGCGCCGGCCCCCAGCTCGACGATGAGATGAAGGCCGCCGGCATCTCCAAGCAGACGCTCGACGGCCTGCGCGTGACCACGCCCGAGGTGCTGCGCATCGTCCGCCGCGTGTTCATGAGCGAGAACCTGCGCCTGGTCGAGGCTCTGCAGGTGGCCGGCGTGCGCGCGACCTCGATCCCCGGCGGCGTGTTCGAAGCCGACTTCCTCAACAAGCGCAAGTACGGCCTGGTCGGCAAGGTCACCACGGTGCACACGGAAGGCATCGAGGCGGCGATCAAGGCCGGTTCGATTCCGGTCATCACCAGCCTGGGCGAAACCGCCGGCGGGCAGATGGTGAACTTGAATGCGGACTGGGCGGCCAACGATCTGGTCAAGCAGCTGCAGCCTTACAAGATCGTGTTCCTGACCGGCACCGGCGGCTTGCTCGACGGCGAGGGCAGGGTGATCGATTCGATCAACTTGTCGACTGAGTACGCCCACCTGATGCAGCAGGACTGGCTGCACTCGGGCATGAAGGTCAAAATCGAGCAGATCCACGACCTGCTGATGCAGCTGCCGCCATCTTCGTCGGTGTCCATCACCAAGCCGGACGAACTCGCGAAAGAGCTGTTCACCCACCGCGGCTCGGGCACCCTGGTGCGCCGCGGCGAGAAGATCCATTCGAAGAAGAGCTTCAAGGGCCTGGATCTCAAGCGCCTGCAGGCGCTGATCGAGTCGAGTTTCGGCCGCAAGCTGGTCAAGAGCTACTTCGACACGGTCAAGCCCTACCGCATCTACGTCAGCGAGCACTATCGCGCGGCGCTGATCCTCACGCTTGAGAACGGCATCCCGCACCTCGACAAGTTCGCAGTCAGCGACGACGCCCAGGGCGAAGGCCTGGGCCGCGCCGCCTGGCAGGTGATGCGCGCCGAGAACCCCAAGCTGTTCTGGCGCTCGCGGCGCGAGAACGCCATCAACGATTTCTATTTCGGCGAGAGCGACGGCTGCATGAAAGGCGAGCGCTGGAACGTGTTCTGGTACGGGCTGGAGGCTTTCGAGGACATCCGCTTCGCGGTCGAGCACTGCCGCGCGCGGCCGGTCACGCTGAAGGGCTGA
- a CDS encoding GNAT family N-acetyltransferase gives MEPITTPPTLIGEHVQLLPLTRAHAPALVRAASDGELWNLRVTSVPNADTVEAYIARALDEQAQGRALAYAVLDARGDVAGSTRCCHIDWSLPRLEIGYTWYAQRVQRTALNTEAKLMLLRQAFERFGCVAVELRTHAQNLRSRAAIERLGAKQDGLLRRHMRMPDGHLRDTVVYSILDAEWPEVRANLLRRLGREVQS, from the coding sequence ATGGAGCCGATCACCACCCCGCCGACGCTGATCGGCGAGCACGTGCAGCTGCTGCCGCTGACGCGCGCGCATGCGCCGGCGCTTGTGCGCGCGGCCAGCGACGGTGAGCTGTGGAATCTGCGCGTGACCTCGGTGCCGAATGCCGACACGGTCGAGGCCTACATCGCGCGCGCGCTTGATGAGCAGGCGCAGGGCCGGGCGCTGGCGTACGCCGTGCTCGATGCGCGGGGCGATGTCGCCGGCAGCACGCGCTGCTGCCATATCGACTGGAGCCTGCCGCGGCTGGAGATCGGCTACACCTGGTACGCCCAGCGCGTGCAGCGCACGGCGCTCAACACCGAGGCCAAGCTGATGCTGCTGCGGCAGGCCTTCGAGCGCTTCGGTTGCGTCGCCGTCGAGCTGCGCACGCATGCGCAGAACCTGCGCTCGCGGGCGGCCATCGAGCGTCTGGGCGCGAAGCAGGACGGCCTCCTGCGCCGACACATGCGGATGCCCGACGGGCATCTGCGCGACACCGTGGTGTATTCGATCCTCGATGCCGAGTGGCCGGAGGTGCGGGCGAATCTGCTGCGGCGGCTGGGGCGGGAGGTGCAGTCATGA
- a CDS encoding N-acetyl-gamma-glutamyl-phosphate reductase, protein MSSKIRIGLIGARGYVGSELIRLLKNHPAFQLAFVSSREREGQRVADFEDGVDPLLLYVNHGPEAAAKAKADALVLALPNGKAAEFVAAVDAAGVDPVILDLSADYRFDARWYYGLPELTRVRAPGERRISNPGCYATAMQLAIAPLAGRIHGPAQCFGVSGYSGAGTSPSDKNNVELLRDNLMPYSLAGHIHEREVSVQLAEDIEFMPHVAPHFRGITMTVNLHLEAPTTVAELLDLYRARYANEPLVRVTEAAPWVSRIAGKSGVEIGGFTVSADGRRVVIVSTLDNLLKGAASQALQNLNLAFGLDEFAGLTAQERLP, encoded by the coding sequence ATGAGTTCCAAGATCCGCATCGGCCTGATCGGCGCCCGCGGCTACGTCGGCAGCGAGCTGATCCGCTTGCTGAAGAACCATCCCGCGTTCCAGCTCGCCTTCGTCAGCTCGCGCGAGCGTGAGGGTCAGCGTGTGGCGGACTTCGAGGACGGCGTCGATCCCCTGCTGCTCTACGTCAACCACGGCCCGGAAGCCGCCGCCAAGGCCAAGGCCGATGCGCTGGTGTTGGCCCTGCCGAACGGCAAGGCGGCGGAGTTCGTGGCTGCCGTCGATGCGGCGGGCGTCGATCCGGTCATCCTCGATCTCTCGGCCGACTACCGCTTCGATGCACGCTGGTACTACGGCTTGCCCGAGCTGACCCGCGTGCGCGCGCCGGGCGAGCGCCGCATCAGCAACCCGGGCTGCTATGCCACGGCCATGCAGCTGGCGATCGCGCCGCTCGCCGGGCGCATCCACGGCCCGGCGCAGTGCTTCGGCGTCAGCGGCTACAGCGGTGCCGGCACCAGCCCCTCGGACAAGAACAACGTCGAGCTGCTGCGCGACAACCTGATGCCCTACAGCCTCGCCGGCCACATCCACGAGCGCGAGGTCAGCGTGCAGCTGGCCGAGGACATCGAGTTCATGCCGCACGTGGCGCCGCACTTCCGCGGCATCACGATGACGGTGAACCTGCATCTGGAAGCGCCTACCACGGTTGCTGAGCTGCTCGATCTCTATCGCGCGCGCTACGCGAACGAGCCGCTGGTTCGTGTCACGGAAGCTGCGCCCTGGGTCAGCCGCATCGCCGGCAAGTCGGGCGTCGAGATCGGAGGATTCACCGTGTCGGCGGATGGACGCCGCGTGGTGATTGTTTCCACCTTGGACAATCTGCTGAAGGGTGCCGCCAGCCAGGCGCTGCAGAACCTCAATCTCGCCTTCGGCCTCGATGAGTTCGCCGGCCTCACCGCACAGGAGCGTCTGCCGTGA
- the argH gene encoding argininosuccinate lyase yields the protein MSGLLWQKPGVKVDARIQEFLAGEDVILDREFIRFDIIASRAHAQGLQRIGILSADELAGIERELSALDAAIVSGAFVLDARFEDMHSAIEAWLTEKLGDAGKRIHTGRSRNDQVLVATRLWLKDRLGRLQALCVETAQVALERAEAESMLPLPGYTHLQRAMVSSCGMWWAAWAEGFIDNAQRARDTLALIDANPLGSAAGYGINLPLDRDHTTAALGFGRMQLAATYAQLSRGKFELAAVEALGSATLDLRRLAWDLSLFTAAEFGFVKLPAEYTTGSSIMPNKRNPDVVELMRAVHASISAARTELDQLLSLPSGYHRDLQFSKGAIVHAFGRGLSALALLPDLLRNLEWVPERMRAALEPSMYATDLAVELARDGLPFREAYVQAADPARWAQRDPLASIEARVSPGASGQLRLEVLQARLAGFE from the coding sequence GTGAGTGGACTGCTGTGGCAGAAGCCGGGCGTCAAGGTCGACGCCCGCATCCAGGAGTTCCTGGCCGGCGAAGACGTGATCCTCGACCGCGAGTTCATTCGCTTCGACATCATCGCCAGCCGCGCGCACGCGCAGGGCCTGCAGCGCATCGGCATTCTGAGTGCCGATGAACTCGCCGGCATCGAGCGCGAACTGAGCGCGCTGGACGCGGCGATCGTATCGGGCGCTTTCGTGCTCGATGCACGCTTCGAGGACATGCACAGCGCCATCGAGGCCTGGCTGACCGAGAAGCTGGGCGACGCCGGCAAGCGCATCCACACCGGTCGCAGCCGCAACGATCAGGTGCTGGTCGCCACCCGCCTGTGGCTGAAGGATCGGCTGGGCCGCCTGCAGGCGCTCTGCGTCGAGACCGCGCAGGTGGCACTTGAGCGCGCCGAGGCCGAATCGATGCTGCCGCTGCCCGGCTATACCCATCTGCAGCGCGCGATGGTGTCGAGCTGTGGGATGTGGTGGGCGGCCTGGGCCGAAGGCTTCATCGACAATGCCCAGCGCGCCCGCGATACCCTGGCCTTGATCGACGCCAACCCGCTGGGCAGCGCCGCCGGCTACGGCATCAATCTGCCGCTGGACCGCGACCACACCACGGCCGCACTGGGCTTCGGCCGCATGCAGCTGGCGGCCACCTATGCCCAGCTCTCGCGCGGCAAGTTCGAGCTGGCCGCGGTCGAGGCGCTGGGCTCGGCCACGCTGGACTTGCGTCGTCTGGCCTGGGATCTGTCGCTGTTCACCGCCGCCGAGTTCGGCTTCGTCAAGCTGCCCGCCGAATACACCACCGGCAGCTCGATCATGCCCAACAAGCGCAACCCCGACGTGGTCGAACTGATGCGCGCCGTGCACGCCTCGATCTCGGCGGCGCGCACCGAATTGGACCAGCTGCTCAGCCTGCCGTCCGGCTACCACCGCGATCTGCAGTTCAGCAAGGGCGCGATCGTGCACGCCTTCGGCCGCGGTCTGTCCGCCTTGGCCCTGCTGCCCGACCTGCTGCGCAACCTCGAATGGGTGCCCGAACGCATGCGGGCCGCGCTGGAGCCTTCGATGTACGCCACCGACCTCGCCGTCGAACTCGCCCGCGACGGCCTGCCCTTCCGCGAGGCCTACGTGCAGGCCGCCGACCCCGCGCGCTGGGCGCAGCGCGATCCGCTGGCGAGCATTGAAGCGCGCGTCTCGCCGGGGGCGTCGGGGCAGCTGCGCTTGGAGGTGTTGCAAGCGAGGCTGGCAGGTTTCGAATAA
- a CDS encoding sel1 repeat family protein: MKSLLASGLMGLALALPANALDPATADLPSAEALWSRFHAVTDPVGAADSMSVLDDLFDYGGGIEESACSEQESRLVDALQRVPVSLALWKAEMDCAEALQDGQRLARAEAHFASLSRYALARAPLIASEEPPMPIVSEADAWLLAEALELEVVHAYYRMPLSGPHVRLQMTVADPAEQTQRIWIFDAVESWRPLFVRDPDALSPAFAWRFRNAYMTPSEGEAESSAGLRLQRVVDALAVRDTSDVPRQLQVMAQTDFGAARAFFELCVVRNPGVCSHAAIDSLLRFAEEGSAEALWLVGTAYAEGRGVPRDSEAAGILLDRADARLGQSRATLAAAREWLLLYRLPSLPPILEKRIERLADDGLTEASELLLANELNGLVHKRVSPLQLRRYAAAAEAHDLRIRALYAALLQRGGQDESLHSLLTLARQGEPSAAAAFLDSRRGRAMLTANPELSAQLHRLAGMHGRAASSARMARHMLDRGQRRTAQAWFYSAFIQGHLASGARAVDLALQAGGLYGGSPESWARILDVVIEFEDSALARRLLATVLLQKATDRPPDSEKAGRLLRSRLASSDPDAQLVLASALLQGLIAARPGEDGETLLRSQAEAGRTVAMDSLALHLAAGLIEGSAQDALSLWRAAAQQGDLVALNNLAWSLCTAADDQYRDVEAGLTEAKELLKRIQDDDYFAQDTVASCEAAAGDFEGASERLRTMVGTLRREGIHRNAVAYFEDKLARFERREAFVEDARTEGPLVKPRIRPEAAQPAEIKPADAVEVPEEHRD, from the coding sequence ATGAAATCCCTGCTTGCCTCGGGCTTGATGGGGCTTGCGCTTGCGCTGCCCGCCAACGCCCTCGACCCCGCCACGGCCGACTTGCCGTCGGCAGAGGCCCTGTGGTCAAGGTTCCACGCCGTCACGGATCCGGTCGGCGCTGCGGATTCCATGTCAGTCCTTGACGATCTGTTCGACTACGGAGGCGGCATCGAAGAAAGCGCCTGTTCCGAGCAAGAGAGCAGGCTTGTCGATGCCCTTCAGCGGGTCCCAGTAAGCCTTGCGCTCTGGAAGGCGGAGATGGACTGCGCGGAAGCTCTGCAGGACGGACAGCGACTCGCGCGCGCCGAGGCACACTTCGCCAGCCTTTCCCGCTACGCACTGGCCCGTGCTCCGCTGATCGCCAGCGAGGAGCCACCGATGCCCATCGTCAGCGAGGCGGACGCCTGGTTGCTCGCCGAGGCACTTGAGCTCGAGGTCGTGCATGCCTATTACCGGATGCCACTGAGCGGCCCCCACGTGCGTCTGCAGATGACCGTGGCGGATCCTGCCGAGCAGACCCAGCGCATCTGGATCTTCGATGCCGTCGAGAGTTGGCGTCCACTTTTCGTACGCGATCCCGATGCTCTGAGTCCTGCCTTCGCCTGGCGCTTCCGCAACGCCTACATGACACCGTCGGAGGGCGAAGCGGAAAGCAGCGCAGGTCTGCGGCTGCAGCGCGTGGTCGATGCCTTGGCGGTGCGCGACACCAGTGATGTTCCGCGACAGCTGCAGGTCATGGCGCAGACCGACTTCGGCGCAGCGCGCGCGTTCTTCGAACTGTGCGTGGTGCGCAATCCGGGCGTGTGCTCGCACGCCGCGATCGACAGCCTGCTGCGCTTCGCCGAAGAGGGCTCGGCCGAAGCCCTGTGGCTGGTCGGCACCGCCTATGCTGAAGGACGCGGAGTGCCGCGCGATTCCGAGGCCGCCGGCATCCTGCTCGACCGCGCCGACGCTCGCCTCGGACAGTCGAGAGCGACGCTGGCGGCAGCACGCGAGTGGCTGCTGCTGTATCGGCTGCCGTCCTTGCCGCCGATCCTCGAAAAGCGCATCGAGCGCCTCGCCGACGATGGGCTCACCGAGGCTTCCGAACTGCTGCTTGCGAACGAACTCAACGGACTGGTGCACAAGCGCGTCTCGCCCCTTCAGTTGCGACGCTACGCCGCCGCTGCCGAGGCGCATGACCTGCGGATCCGCGCCCTCTACGCCGCCCTTCTGCAGCGCGGCGGCCAAGACGAGAGCCTGCATTCGCTTCTCACGCTCGCGAGACAGGGTGAGCCGAGCGCAGCAGCGGCCTTTCTCGATTCGCGACGGGGCAGAGCGATGCTCACCGCGAACCCCGAGCTGAGCGCGCAGTTGCACAGGCTTGCCGGCATGCACGGCCGGGCGGCGTCCAGCGCCCGCATGGCTCGCCACATGCTGGATCGAGGGCAGCGCCGGACTGCCCAGGCCTGGTTCTATTCCGCGTTCATCCAAGGGCACCTCGCCTCTGGCGCGCGCGCGGTTGATCTCGCATTGCAGGCCGGCGGTCTCTACGGGGGGTCGCCAGAGTCGTGGGCGCGCATTCTCGATGTCGTCATCGAATTTGAAGACAGCGCGCTCGCACGCCGTCTGCTTGCAACGGTGTTGCTGCAGAAGGCCACGGACCGGCCACCGGATTCGGAGAAGGCGGGGCGATTGCTGCGCTCGCGCCTGGCAAGCTCGGATCCCGACGCACAGCTGGTGCTGGCCAGCGCCCTGCTGCAAGGCTTGATCGCTGCGCGGCCCGGCGAGGATGGCGAAACCCTGCTGCGATCCCAGGCCGAGGCCGGCCGCACCGTGGCCATGGACAGCTTGGCGCTGCACCTGGCGGCCGGGCTGATCGAGGGCAGCGCCCAGGACGCCCTGTCGCTTTGGCGCGCAGCCGCGCAGCAGGGCGACCTGGTCGCGCTGAACAATCTGGCCTGGAGCCTGTGCACTGCCGCTGACGATCAGTACCGCGACGTCGAGGCCGGCCTGACCGAAGCAAAGGAGCTGCTCAAGCGCATTCAGGACGACGACTACTTCGCCCAGGACACGGTGGCCAGCTGCGAGGCCGCCGCGGGAGACTTCGAGGGCGCCTCCGAACGGCTGCGGACGATGGTCGGAACGCTTCGCAGAGAGGGCATCCACCGCAACGCCGTCGCGTACTTCGAGGACAAGCTCGCGCGCTTCGAGCGACGCGAGGCGTTTGTCGAAGACGCGCGCACTGAGGGCCCGCTGGTCAAGCCGAGAATCCGCCCGGAAGCCGCTCAGCCCGCCGAGATCAAGCCCGCCGACGCTGTCGAGGTCCCGGAGGAGCACAGAGATTGA